The following are encoded in a window of Pseudomonas sp. JQ170C genomic DNA:
- a CDS encoding YqaA family protein, which yields MLSEWALFLSAFGAATLLPLQSEAVLVGLLVRDPQAVVSLLLIATAGNVLGSIVNWLLGRGIEHLRDRRWFPFKPAQLEKAQQRYQRYGQWSLLLSWMPVIGDPLTLIAGIMREPFWRFLLLVTVAKAGRYLVLALVTLGWMQH from the coding sequence ATGTTGAGTGAATGGGCGCTGTTTCTCAGCGCCTTTGGCGCCGCCACCCTGTTGCCGCTGCAATCGGAAGCCGTGCTGGTGGGCCTGTTGGTGCGCGACCCGCAGGCGGTGGTCAGCCTGCTGCTGATTGCCACCGCCGGCAATGTGCTGGGCTCGATCGTCAACTGGCTGCTGGGCCGCGGCATCGAGCACCTGCGTGACCGGCGCTGGTTTCCGTTCAAGCCCGCCCAACTGGAAAAAGCCCAGCAGCGATACCAGCGCTATGGGCAGTGGTCGCTGCTGCTGAGCTGGATGCCGGTGATCGGTGACCCGTTGACCCTGATCGCCGGGATCATGCGCGAACCGTTCTGGCGCTTTTTGTTGCTGGTGACCGTGGCCAAGGCCGGTCGCTACCTGGTGCTGGCCCTGGTGACACTGGGCTGGATGCAACATTGA
- a CDS encoding alpha/beta fold hydrolase, with the protein MLRLSALALSGLLASHAFAAQPPTYGAQLEGFSYPYPLKHFDFQSQGQPLQMGYMDVAASGKANGRTLVLMHGKNFCAATWETTIKALSDAGYRVIAPDQIGFCSSSKPAHYQYSFQQLADNTHALLKQLGVSKASLLGHSTGGMLATRYALLYPRQIERLALVNPIGLEDWKALGVPYRTVDQWHERELKLNAEGVRNYERNTYYAGRWKPEYEHWVQMLVGLNQGPGHKAVAWNSALIYDMIFTQPVVYEFKDLQMPTLLLIGDADTTAIGSDIASPEVKARLGHYKTLGKEVSKLIPQGELVEFPGLGHAPQIEAPERFHQALLGWLGR; encoded by the coding sequence ATGCTGCGCTTATCCGCCCTGGCCCTGAGCGGCCTGCTCGCCAGCCACGCCTTCGCCGCCCAGCCCCCGACCTATGGCGCGCAACTCGAAGGTTTCAGCTACCCCTACCCCCTCAAGCACTTTGACTTCCAGTCCCAGGGCCAGCCCCTGCAGATGGGCTACATGGACGTTGCCGCCAGCGGCAAGGCCAACGGCCGGACCCTGGTACTGATGCACGGCAAGAACTTCTGCGCCGCCACCTGGGAAACCACTATCAAGGCCCTGAGTGACGCCGGCTACCGGGTTATCGCCCCGGACCAGATCGGCTTTTGCAGCTCCAGCAAACCGGCGCATTACCAGTACAGCTTCCAGCAACTGGCCGACAACACCCACGCCCTGCTCAAGCAATTGGGGGTCAGCAAGGCCAGCCTGCTCGGCCACTCCACCGGCGGCATGCTCGCCACCCGTTATGCCTTGCTCTACCCCCGGCAGATCGAACGCCTGGCGCTGGTGAACCCCATCGGCCTCGAGGACTGGAAAGCCCTGGGCGTGCCCTATCGCACCGTCGATCAATGGCATGAACGCGAGCTCAAGCTCAATGCCGAAGGGGTGCGCAACTACGAGCGCAACACCTATTACGCCGGGCGCTGGAAGCCCGAGTACGAGCATTGGGTGCAAATGCTGGTAGGGCTCAACCAGGGGCCCGGGCACAAGGCGGTGGCGTGGAACTCGGCGCTGATCTACGACATGATCTTCACCCAGCCGGTGGTCTATGAATTCAAGGATCTGCAGATGCCGACCCTGCTGCTGATCGGCGATGCCGATACCACCGCCATCGGCAGCGACATCGCCTCACCCGAGGTCAAGGCCCGGCTCGGTCACTACAAGACCTTGGGCAAGGAGGTGAGCAAGCTCATACCCCAAGGCGAGCTGGTGGAGTTCCCGGGCCTTGGGCATGCGCCGCAGATCGAGGCGCCGGAGCGCTTTCATCAGGCCCTGCTCGGTTGGCTGGGGCGCTAG
- a CDS encoding DUF411 domain-containing protein has protein sequence MLSKKIAAFGLLALSTLAQAGQTIDVYRDPNCGCCKEWITHLRDNGFTVNDHVEPNMSAVKQRLGVAPRLASCHTGVIDGKFVEGHVPAEQVKLLAKRSDLKGLAVPGMPMGSPGMEMGDHKDAYEVIGLTQDGRDEVVANY, from the coding sequence ATGTTGAGCAAGAAAATCGCCGCTTTCGGCCTGCTGGCCCTGAGCACCCTGGCCCAGGCCGGCCAGACCATCGACGTCTACCGCGACCCCAACTGCGGTTGCTGCAAGGAGTGGATCACCCACCTGCGCGACAACGGCTTTACCGTCAATGACCATGTCGAGCCGAACATGAGCGCGGTCAAGCAGCGCCTGGGCGTGGCACCACGCCTGGCTTCGTGCCACACCGGCGTGATCGACGGCAAGTTCGTCGAAGGCCATGTACCGGCCGAGCAGGTCAAGCTGCTGGCCAAGCGCTCCGACCTCAAGGGCCTGGCCGTACCGGGTATGCCCATGGGCTCGCCGGGCATGGAAATGGGCGATCACAAGGACGCCTACGAAGTCATTGGCCTGACCCAGGATGGCCGCGACGAAGTGGTCGCCAACTACTGA